GTCTTGTGCAGAATAAATATTTTATATTTATTACTTATTTTATGTTTTTCTGCATATTATGAAATAATTATTATATTTTAAATAACTAAAAAATCAGTTACTATTATATAATAAATTGGCATGCACATATAAATCAAAAGACCGCTCTTGTTTATTCGCAATCATTTTAGGGTAAACAAATCAAAACAATCAATCTTATCTATCATATATGATATATGTAATTAAATTTAAATGATATTAAAATAGATATATAGTATACTTTTAATATGGATATTTATTAAATGAGGTTTCTACTTATATGATTTATGATTATTTACATATTTGTGTAGCAAAATTTTATACCAAAGATTTTTTTTTAAGGTGGAATGTTTAGTGGTTTCAATAATTTATATTCATTAGAAAAAGAAATGAAGATTTAAAAATTAAAACATTAACTTTTCAATATATGTTCAACACAGATATCAAAATATAAGTATGTATTTTCATATGATGTATAGTTTAATTTAAACGATATGAAATATATATATATATATATATATATATATATTAATATAAACAAATTTTAAAATAAAATTATTTTTAATATGATTTTATAATCATTGTATCTTATTATAGAAAAAAATTTAAATTTTGATCACAAATGTTTATGTGAGACTTCTAACGGTTTTATTAATTTAAACTCGTTTTGAAAAATTCAAAATACAACATATAGAAAAAAATATAAATTTTTATTATATGATTAATGTAATTGTGTAATTTATTTTAATAATAAATAATTAAACAAAAATGATAGAAAGTATATAAATTGTTAACAAATCTTTATTAATTAAAATCATTAATTGCCTTATATATTTTAATCACATTAGGTAATTTCGTAAGTTTTTTTTAAGGAAAAAATATATAATAATTTCATTTTCATAAATGAATAGTCCATAATGGACATACTATATAATATAACATTCCCTAACAATTTAATTTGGATTAACAAAATTATCAATTGATTTTCAAGCCGCCACGTAAGCAAAATTAGCATTCTAATTACGTGACAACTCAGCAGAACACTTTTTTAATTAGTACAAACTACATGTTATAACTTTTTAAATGTTTCTCTATTAATATATATGGGATGTTGTTAACAAAATATATTTCAACTAAATCATAAAATAATATATATAAAATCCAACACAAAAAATCATAGTTTTAGATATACATGTTTTTAAGTCGGGTACAAATTGGTTCTTATCGGATCGGATCTATTCGGGTCGGTTCTTTTCGGATCTATTCGGGTCGGTTCCTTTCGGTTCCGGTTATTTTGGGTAAAATAAATTTTGATCCAAAAGGTACTCGTAAATTTTTGGTTCGGTTCCGGATCGGATATTTTTTGGTCGGTTCCGGTTCGGGTTTTCGGGTCCAGGTTAAAATTCTCAGGCCTAATCATACATGACAATAGTTTTATTCAGTATTCTTTTTTTGTGAAACATAGAAAAGAGAAACTTACATTTTGCATTAGAAAACTGTTTGGAGAATTTTAATTGATACCTGTTATAAACCATTTAGTGATCGACCCATTTATCAGCCCGTGTAGCAAGACNNNNNNNNNNNNNNNNNNNNNNNNNNNNNNNNNNNNNNNNNNNNNNNNNNNNNNNNNNNNNNNNNNNNNNNNNNNNNNNNNNNNNNNNNNNNNNNNNNNNNNNNNNNNNNNNNNNNNNNNNNNNNNNNNNNNNNNNNNNNNNNNNNNNNNNNNNNNNNNNNNNNNNNNNNNNNNNNNNNNNNNNNNNNNNNNNNNNNNNNNNNNNNNNNNNNNNNNNNNNNNNNNNNNNNNNNNNNNNNNNNNNNNNNNNNNNNNNNNNNNNNNNNNNNNNNNNNNNNNNNNNNNNNNNNNNNNNNNNNNNNNNNNNNNNNNNNNNNNNNNNNNNNNNNNNNNNNNNNNNNNNNNNNNNNNNNNNNNNNNNNNNNNNNNNNNNNNNNNNNNNNNNNNNNNNNNNNNNNNNNNNNNNNNNNNNNNNNNNNNNNNNNNNNNNNNNNNNNNNNNNNNNNNNNNNNNNNNNNNNNNNNNNNNNNNNNNNNNNNNNNNNNNNNNNNNNNNNNNNNNNNNNNNNNNNNNNNNNNNNNNNNNNNNNNNNNNNNNNNNNNNNNNNNNNNNNNNNNNNNNNNNNNNNNNNNNNNNNNNNNNNNNNNNNNNNNNNNNNNNNNNNNNNNNNNNNNNNNNNNNNNNNNNNNNNNNNNNNNNNNNNNNNNNNNNNNNNNNNNNNNNNNNNNNNNNNNNNNNNNNNNNNNNNNNNNNNNNNNNNNNNNNNNNNNNNNNNNNNNNNNNNNNNNNNNNNNNNNNNNNNNNNNNNNNNNNNNNNNNNNNNNNNNNNNNNNNNNNNNNNNNNNNNNNNNNNNNNNNNNNNNNNNNNNNNNNNNNNNNNNNNNNNNNNNNNNNNNNNNNNNNNNNNNNNNNNNNNNNNNNNNNNNNNNNNNNNNNNNNNNNNNNNNNNNNNNNNNNNNNNNNNNNNNNNNNNNNNNNNNNNNNNNNNNNNNNNNNNNNNNNNNNNNNNNNNNNNNNNNNNNNNNNNNNNNNNNNNNNNNNNNNNNNNNNNNNNNNNNNNNNNNNNNNNNNNNNNNNNNNNNNNNNNNNNNNNNNNNNNNNNNNNNNNNNNNNNNNNNNNNNNNNNNNNNNNNNNNNNNNNNNNNNNNNNNNNNNNNNNNNNNNNNNNNNNNNNNNNNNNNNNNNNNNNNNNNNNNNNNNNNNNNNNNNNNNNNNNNNNNNNNNNNNNNNNNNNNNNNNNNNNNNNNNNNNNNNNNNNNNNNNNNNNNNNNNNNNNNNNNNNNNNNNNNNNNNNNNNNNNNNNNNNNNNNNNNNNNNNNNNNNNNNNNNNNNNNNNNNNNNNNNNNNNNNNNNNNNNNNNNNNNNNNNNNNNNNNNNNNNNNNNNNNNNNNNNNNNNNNNNNNNNNNNNNNNNNNNNNNNNNNNNNNNNNNNNNNNNNNNNNNNNNNNNNNNNNNNNNNNNNNNNNNNNNNNNNNNNNNNNNNNNNNNNNNNNNNNNNNNNNNNNNNNNNNNNNNNNNNNNNNNNNNNNNNNNNNNNNNNNNNNNNNNNNNNNNNNNNNNNNNNNNNNNNNNNNNNNNNNNNNNNNNNNNNNNNNNNNNNNNNNNNNNNNNNNNNNNNNNNNNNNNNNNNNNNNNNNNNNNNNNNNNNNNNNNNNNNNNNNNNNNNNNNNNCTATCTACATGATACGCCACCATCTCCAAGAGAACTTGAAAACTCAGTACATGACCATGGAAAATCCATATGACCTTTGGATCGCTTTACAGCGAAGATATGACCACCAGAAAACGGTGTTGCTTCCAAAGGCTCAATATGATTGGAAACACATAAGGTTCTTGGACTATAAATCAGTAGACGAGTACAACTCAGTCCTGTTCAGAATTGTGTCCTTGTTAAGGTTATGTGGTGAAAAAGTAACCGAGGAAGAGATGCTTAATAAAACTCTCTCCACGTTTCCTCAAACCAACATGGTATTGCAACAGCAGTACAGAGAGAGGAATTTCGCCACATATACTGAGTTGATAGAATGTCTCTTGTTGGCTAAAGCTAACAACGAACTGTTATTGAAAAACAGTGAGATGAGACCTCCAGGTACAGCTCCATTACCCGACATCTCTAAGCTGGCTATAGAGCCAAAGAAAGAGAGTAACCTAGTCCAACACAATGACCATCCCGGTCCAAACCGTGGAAGAAGTCAAGGACAAGGTCGTGGTTCTTTTAAAGCACACGGGCGAGGACGTGGTCGCGGTACCACACCCGGCTTTAGCCGTGGTCGTGGCCGAGGCCGTAGTGTGTCTTTTAAACGACAGATCAAAGCTGATCGATGCCACAGATGTGGTATGGGTAATCATTGAATTAAAGACTATACGTCTAGACAATGAAAGTGAATTCACTTCCCAAGCTTTTAATGACTATTGTATGTCCATGGGGGTAAGTGTGGAGCATTCTGTAGCACATGTCCATACTCAGAATGGCCTGGCGGAATCCTTTATAAAACGGATCCAGCTGATTGCCCGACCACTCTTAATCAATACCAAACTCCCAGTACCAGCTTGTGGACATGCAGTACTACATGCAGCTGAGCTAATTCACATCAGGCCATCTAGTGAGCACAAATACTCGCCATCCCAACTACTAGCAGGTCATGAGCCAGATATATCCCATCTAAGAGTTTTTGGATGTGTCGTCCAAGTGCCTATAGCACCACCACAGAGAACAAAGAAGGGACCTCAGAGGAGGATGAGAGTATATGTTGGATACGATTCCCCTTCTATTATTAAGTACCTAGAGCCAACAACAGGTGATTTGTTTAAGGCCAGGTTCGCGGATTGTCATTTTGATGAATCCCAGTATCCAGCATTAGGGGGAGATTATGGTAAGCTGGTACAGGATATAAAATGGAATCAAACATCTTTAACATGGCAGGATCCTCAGAATAGAGATTGTGATCTAGAATTTCGGAAGATTATACATATTCAAGAGCTCGCTAACAGATTGCCAGATTCCTTTGCTGACCCAAATAGAGTAACCAAGTCATACATACCAGCTGCAANNNNNNNNNNNNNNNNNNNNNNNNNNNNNNNNNNNNNNNNNNNNNNNNNNNNNNNNNNNNNNNNNNNNNNNNNNNNNNNNNNNNNNNNNNNNNNNNNNNNNNNNNNNNNNNNNNNNNNNNNNNNNNNNNNNNNNNNNNNNNNNNNNNNNNNNNNNNNNNNNNNNNNNNNNNNNNNNNNNNNNNNNNNNNNNNNNNNNNNNNNNNNNNNNNNNNNNNNNNNNNNNNNNNNNNNNNNNNNNNNNNNNNNNNNNNNNNNNNNNNNNNNNNNNNNNNNNNNNNNNNNNNNNNNNNNNNNNNNNNNNNNNNNNNNNNNNNNNNNNNNNNNNNNNNNNNNNNNNNNNNNNNNNNNNNNNNNNNNNNNNNNNNNNNNNNNNNNNNNNNNNNNNNNNNNNNNNNNNNNNNNNNNNNNNNNNNNNNNNNNNNNNNNNNNNNNNNNNNNNNNNNNNNNNNNNNNNNNNNNNNNNNNNNNNNNNNNNNNNNNNNNNNNNNNNNNNNNNNNNNNNNNNNNNNNNNNNNNNNNNNNNNNNNNNNNNNNNNNNNNNNNNNNNNNNNNNNNNNNNNNNNNNNNNNNNNNNNNNNNNNNNNNNNNNNNNNNNNNNNNNNNNNNNNNNNNNNNNNNNNNNNNNNNNNNNNNNNNNNNNNNNNNNNNNNNNNNNNNNNNNNNNNNNNNNNNNNNNNNNNNNNNNNNNNNNNNNNNNNNNNNNNNNNNNNNNNNNNNNNNNNNNNNNNNNNNNNNNNNNNNNNNNNNNNNNNNNNNNNNNNNNNNNNNNNNNNNNNNNNNNNNNNNNNNNNNNNNNNNNNNNNNNNNNNNNNNNNNNNNNNNNNNNNNNNNNNNNNNNNNNNNNNNNNNNNNNNNNNNNNNNNNNNNNNNNNNNNNNNNNNNNNNNNNNNNNNNNNNNNNNNNNNNNNNNNNNNNNNNNNNNNNNNNNNNNNNNNNNNNNNNNNNNNNNNNNNNNNNNNNNNNNNNNNNNNNNNNNNNNNNNNNNNNNNNNNNNNNNNNNNNNNNNNNNNNNNNNNNNNNNNNNNNNNNNNNNNNNNNNNNNNNNNNNNNNNNNNNNNNNNNNNNNNNNNNNNNNNNNNNNNNNNNNNNNNNNNNNNNNNNNNNNNNNNNNNNNNNNNNNNNNNNNNNNNNNNNNNNNNNNNNNNNNNNNNNNNNNNNNNNNNNNNNNNNNNNNNNNNNNNNNNNNNNNNNNNNNNNNNNNNNNNNNNNNNNNNNNNNNNNNNNNNNNNNNNNNNNNNNNNNNNNNNNNNNNNNNNNNNNNNNNNNNNNNNNNNNNNNNNNNNNNNNNNNNNNNNNNNNNNNNNNNNNNNNNNNNNNNNNNNNNNNNNNNNNNNNNNNNNNNNNNNNNNNNNNNNNNNNNNNNNNNNNNNNNNNNNNNNNNNNNNNNNNNNNNNNNNNNNNNNNNNNNNNNNNNNNNNNNNNNNNNNNNNNNNNNNNNNNNNNNNNNNNNNNNNNNNNNNNNNNNNNNNNNNNNNNNNNNNNNNNNNNNNNNNNNNNNNNNNNNNNNNNNNNNNNNNNNNNNNNNNNNNNNNNNNNNNNNNNNNNNNNNNNNNNNNNNNNNNNNNNNNNNNNNNNNNNNNNNNNNNNNNNNNNNNNNNNNNNNNNNNNNNNNNNNNNNNNNNNNNNNNNNNNNNNNNNNNNNNNNNNNNNNNNNNNNNNNNNNNNNNNNNNNNNNNNNNNNNNNCAACATCCAAAGCATGAATGAACCTTGACCGGATGTGTCGATCAAGGGGGAGTGTTATAAACCATTTAGTGATCGACCCATTTATCAGCCCGTGTAGCAAGACGGGCCAAGCCCATCCGCAGGATCATACTGGCGCCTATCTACTCTTGTGTTTATCTACATTATAGTTGGTGTTTATCTTACGTATTGCTAGTCATTATCTAGTTAAGGATAAGTACGATCTCATGTCGATCCAGTACTTAGACCGTCATTACCATATGTATATAAAGACCAGTTGGTCGACCTAATAATACACACAAGTTGTCCTTTTCGTTCACAACAATACCAAAATTGTTTTCATTATCTATTATCAGAAAAGTCAATTTTCTGATATTTATAAAGCAGAAATACTTAATAAAGTAATAGTATGATTATTTCATTCTATAGATTTAATACCTTAAATAATATACAATTGAAAAACAGTGCTCTTGCATAATTTGCATGTGGATAATTGCCAAAAAATTTACTATTCAAAACGGGAAATAAGAATTTTATGCCTCAAGTATTTGTAAGCGGCACCTTCAATTCTTGTTTTGTACATAATTATTCTTTAACTAATAACAGACGAATTAAGAAAATTTGAAAATAAAATAGTCGACCGTTAACCGACGAACAGAAAATTAACAGTTTCCGTCAAATTTTAACCATTGACTAGTTTAATCCTTTTTGTACAATCAATAGTTACTTAAGAAATAAATATCCACACAGAATAGTTATTTTTAGAGTTAAAATAACAGTTATATCCACACATAATACTTGAGTATCAAATATGTTGATTTCGAATATTTGAAGTATTAAAAATTCTTTGTTTTCGTTATGTTCTATAGGAGATTTAAAGTGAGGAATGCCAATCCTTTTAAAAAAAATCATAATTAAAAAGTTTGTCAAGTTAGATAAAACCAATATACGAGATATTTAAAGTTGCATCGTATTGCTTATGTACTTCATGTTTATAATATCACCTTAAAATGATCTTTAAAGTAAATCCTAATTAAAAAAAAATCCTCAACTTAGATAGAACCATATACGAGATATTTAATCTTGAAAAAACTAATTTTGAGTTTTTATAAGGTATAATAATATAAGATAGTTATATTGTCATTGTATTGTTGATGTACAACATATAATTGTCTGGAGTAGAAAAATTACACACAATTATCTTTTTTTTTTATGTCAAACGGTCATTCTATTTCTCAAGCTTGAGGTGGACTGGGTAACCAGACCGGAATAGAACAACCAATAAAATGTAACTTCCTATGGAAGGATCTAGCAGTCTTAGCTAAAAAAGCTGAAAACTGGTTGCGCGCTCGTGGAACATGAATGATGTTGAAATCCGGAAAGCAAATCATCAGCGTCTCTATCTTTTTCAATTCCGTCGCAAAGCTAGGCCAGACATGAAATTCATTTATCATTGCTATCAGCTCTTTGCAGTCCGTCTAGATTACAGATGCAATGTACAATATATGATTGTCTAAACAATACAAAATCATCTATAGGTGATTTATAAGCATAAAGTACGTCAGCAATGATGCAACTGTAATTATTTTTTATTAATTTATATATCATTGTAAAAACTCAAAAAACTTCTTATGAATATAAATATCTCGTATATTGGTTCTTTTCAATTTGGAAATCTTTTTAATTATGATTTTTTTAAAAGAACAAGGACTGGTGTTCCTGACTTTAAATATTATATGGAACATAACGAAAAGATGGGTTTTTAATTCTCAAGTATTTACAATCAAAATTTTTAATACCTAAGTATTATTTACGCTTATTTTGAAACATTTCGATTTGTGGTATGTGGTTAAATGCTTAATATAATTGATTTCAATATATATGTTATCAAAATGCACTTACCATTTTGGTTATACATCTAGAAAGAACTATAGATTTAAACGTGATTGAGCTAGAATAGTGGAAGGATATTTGACATATCAGAAAGTGATTAACTATATCGTGATAGTGAGACCAAAATACAGAAAAGATTATTTGATAATTGTAGGGTCACTAAACTAATCTTTCCATCCACCGAAATATTGATGCACTGTTTGTCGCACAGAATGGATCCACGTGACGAGTAAATGGATGTGAGAGATCCATTAGCCATGGACAGTCAAGACGTTACAAGTGGTATCAGAACCGAGCTCATACAAATGTAGCTCACACTAACTTGAGTTATGATCTTAGGGCACAACGTGGATGTTGCGTCTCTCAGAAGTAAATTGTAACATCCTGATTTTTACTATATGGTTGAAATCTTAAGAGAA
The DNA window shown above is from Brassica oleracea var. oleracea cultivar TO1000 chromosome C3, BOL, whole genome shotgun sequence and carries:
- the LOC106330057 gene encoding uncharacterized protein LOC106330057 — encoded protein: MIHPSVNSPTNMDEEESMLLEKEDEEETNVIHQLMKLKRSQWWIFVFISIFFLIFLISAQAVAVLLGRFYYGQGGNSKWISSLVQTVGFPILYLPLRLLPASSHPSSSSSCSFKTGLDIFFSWSCYWLRQSGILSMIWKFKEQEKLKKDAFVIRRYDHQKTVLLPKAQYDWKHIRFLDYKSVDEYNSVLFRIVSLLRLCGEKVTEEEMLNKTLSTFPQTNMVLQQQYRERNFATYTELIECLLLAKANNELLLKNSEMRPPGTAPLPDISKLAIEPKKESNLVQHNDHPGPNRGRSQGQGRGSFKAHGRGRGRGTTPGFSRGRGRGRSVSFKRQIKADRCHRCGMGNH